CGAGGCCGGCGCCGACCCAGCCGGTCGAGGTCCAGCCATAGCCGGCAGCGATCGCCATGCCACCCAGCCAGGGGCCGAGCGCATTGGCGGTGTTGAAGGCGCTGTGGTTCAGCGCCGCCGCGAGCGTCTGCGCATCCTGCGCGACATCCATCAGCCTCGTCTGCAGGGGCGTGCCGAGCCCGCCGCCGCAGCCGATCATGAAGGCGACAGCCGAGATCGCCCAGATATTGCCGGCAGCGAACGGAAAGAGCGCCAGCGAGCCCGCGGTCCAGATCAGGATGATCGCGATCGAGGCCATCGGCATCCGATCCGCCAGCCAGGCGGCAGCCAGGGTGCCGAAAGTCAGGCCGAGCCCGAAGATCGCCAGCACGATCGGCACCATCGACGGCGCGACCTGTGTCACCTCGATCAGCGTCGAGGCGAGATAGGTATAGACCGCGAACAGCCCGCCGAAGCCGACAGCGCCGATGGCGAGCGTCAGCCAGACTTGCCGGTGGCGCAGCGCGCCGAGCTCTCGCAGGGCGCTGGCGCCCGGCTGCGGCCTGTCCTTCGGCGCAAACAAGGCGATCAGGATGACGGTGGTCAGCGCCAGCGCTGCGACGACACCGAAGCCCCAGCGCCAGCCGAGCACCTGGCCGAGCCAGTTCGCCAGCGGTACGCCGAGAATCGTCGCGATCGTCAGGCCGAGCATCACCCGCGCCACGGCGAGCGCGCGCCGGTTCGCCGGCACCAGCGAAGCCGCGACCAGCGCCGCGACGCCGAAATAAGCGCCGTGCGGCAGCCCGCTGAGAAAGCGGAACAGCAGCATCCAGCCATAGCTCGGCGCGAGCGCCGAAAGCCCGTTGCCGAGCGCGAAGGCCGCCATCAGCCCGATCAGCAAGGTGCGACGCGAGAGCTTCGTCGCCAGCACCGCGATGATCGGGGCGCCGACCACCACGCCGGCGGCGTAGACGCTGATCACATGCCCGCCCGTCGGCTCGTCGATCCCGAGGTCCGCCGAGAAATAGGGCAGCAGGCTCATCACCGCGAACTCGGCCGTGCCGATGGCGAAGCCGCCCATCGCCAGG
This sequence is a window from Bosea vestrisii. Protein-coding genes within it:
- a CDS encoding MFS transporter, with translation MSLSSTGDAFARPARSAAAPRVGLVLFALAMGGFAIGTAEFAVMSLLPYFSADLGIDEPTGGHVISVYAAGVVVGAPIIAVLATKLSRRTLLIGLMAAFALGNGLSALAPSYGWMLLFRFLSGLPHGAYFGVAALVAASLVPANRRALAVARVMLGLTIATILGVPLANWLGQVLGWRWGFGVVAALALTTVILIALFAPKDRPQPGASALRELGALRHRQVWLTLAIGAVGFGGLFAVYTYLASTLIEVTQVAPSMVPIVLAIFGLGLTFGTLAAAWLADRMPMASIAIILIWTAGSLALFPFAAGNIWAISAVAFMIGCGGGLGTPLQTRLMDVAQDAQTLAAALNHSAFNTANALGPWLGGMAIAAGYGWTSTGWVGAGLALAGLAIWLVTLWDAKARQRAALASG